In the genome of Raphanus sativus cultivar WK10039 chromosome 4, ASM80110v3, whole genome shotgun sequence, one region contains:
- the LOC108855221 gene encoding amino acid transporter AVT6D → MTPAIKAPLLPNHDPSSSSSSSENDGKHGSFAGAIFNVSTSIVGAGIMSIPAAFRVLGVIPSLSIIVIIAWLSNVSAGFLMKSTVAGDATTYAGVMKESFGKPGSVAVQVITMVVTFGSMIIFSIIIGDVLSGNEKGGVIHLGLLQGWFGSHWWNTRFFSLLFIFVFLFLPLVLCRRVDRLALSSAISFLLALLFVIISSVLAIVALVQGKTKSPRLFPDLSNGGKSFFNLFTASPVIVTAFTFHFNLHPVGFELKDPLQVLSATRVSVILCATIYSATGLFCYLLFGDSTMTDVLMNFDESSGSSIGSLLNDVVRASYAIHLMLVFPLLNFSLRANLDELLFPLKISLVNDNKRFFGLTFPLLVSCFLAAIAIPDIWYFFQFLGSTSTVSIAFIFPAAIVLRNVNGMSTLREKIVASVMFVLAVATSIIAISTNIYSFTETEEA, encoded by the exons ATGACCCCGGCGATTAAAGCGCCTCTATTGCCTAACCACGACCCttcctcatcatcatcgtcatcggAGAACGATGGGAAGCACGGCTCCTTCGCCGGAGCTATCTTCAACGTCTCCACGAGCATAGTCGGAGCCGGAATCATGTCGATTCCCGCCGCGTTCAGAGTCCTCGGCGTGATCCCGTCCCTCTCGATCATCGTCATCATAGCGTGGCTGTCCAACGTATCCGCCGGGTTTCTGATGAAATCCACGGTCGCCGGAGACGCGACGACTTACGCCGGCGTCATGAAGGAGTCGTTCGGGAAGCCTGGTTCCGTCGCTGTCCAGGTTATCACGATGGTCGTGACGTTTGGGTCTATGATCATTTTCTCCATCATCATAG GTGATGTTCTCTCCGGTAATGAAAAGGGTGGAGTTATACATTTGGGTCTTCTTCAAGGATGGTTTGGTTCTCATTGGTGGAACACGAGATTCTTTAGTTTGTTATTCAtcttcgtcttcctcttccttcCTCTAGTCTTATGCAGACGCGTAG ATAGATTGGCTTTAAGCTCTGCGATCTCGTTTCTACTTGCGTTACTCTTTGTTATCATAAGCTCTGTGCTCGCGATCGTAGCTCTCGTGCAAGGGAAAACAAAGAGTCCAAGACTCTTCCCTGATCTCAGCAATGGAGGAAAGTCTTTCTTCAACCTCTTCACTGCTTCCCCTGTTATCGTAACAGCCTTCACGTTTCATTTCAACC TCCATCCGGTCGGATTCGAACTCAAAGATCCATTACAAGTGCTTTCAGCGACAAGGGTCTCAGTGATTCTATGCGCTACCATCTACTCAGCGACTGGTCTCTTCTGTTACCTTCTCTTCGGAGACTCCACGATGACCGACGTTCTTATGAACTTCGATGAAAGCTCCGGCTCTTCGATTGGCTCGCTGCTAAACGATGTAGTCAGAGCAAGCTACGCGATTCACCTCATGCTTGTGTTCCCTCTGCTCAACTTCTCTTTGAGAGCCAACCTCGACGAGCTCTTGTTCCCTTTGAAGATTTCTTTGGTGAACGACAACAAGAGATTCTTCGGACTCACTTTCCCGTTGCTCGTTTCTTGTTTCTTGGCTGCTATTGCTATACCGGACATTTGGTACTTCTTTCAGTTCTTGGGATCTACTTCTACTGTCTCTATAGCATTCATCTTCCCAGCTGCAATTGTCTTAAG GAATGTGAATGGAATGTCGACGTTAAGAGAGAAGATTGTTGCTTCGGTAATGTTTGTTCTTGCTGTAGCCACAAGTATCATTGCCATTTCGACGAATATATACAGCTTCACAGAAACAGAAGAAGCATGA